From the Hymenobacter yonginensis genome, one window contains:
- a CDS encoding ChaN family lipoprotein, producing the protein MTSKLLLPLLLVLLAATHLTAQDRPAYRLFTAAGKPAGYDKMLKELAAADVVFFGEQHNDPMAHWLALQLTKDLLRLRQGQLVLGLEMFERDVQPLVDQYTTGELDDKAFEADSRPWPNYATDYKPLLQLARQQKFRVVGTNVPRRYASQVAKGSLTALEALPAEEKAWLAPLPMTVDYELPGYKNMAKMFGGDAAHAAGVQNIIQAQALKDATMAHFLQQARPAGHLLLHVNGAYHSDNHDGILAYLRQQNPQLKVLTLSTVSQASLDKLAKEHQQKADFLLVVPEDMTKTY; encoded by the coding sequence ATGACCTCGAAACTACTGCTGCCTCTGCTGCTGGTGCTGCTGGCCGCCACCCACCTCACGGCCCAGGACCGGCCGGCCTACCGCCTGTTCACGGCCGCCGGCAAGCCCGCCGGCTACGACAAGATGCTCAAGGAGCTGGCCGCCGCCGACGTGGTGTTCTTTGGCGAGCAGCACAACGACCCCATGGCGCACTGGCTGGCGCTGCAGCTCACCAAAGACCTGCTACGCCTGCGCCAGGGCCAGCTGGTGCTGGGCCTGGAAATGTTTGAGCGCGACGTGCAGCCGCTGGTCGACCAGTACACCACCGGCGAGCTGGACGACAAAGCCTTCGAGGCCGACAGCCGTCCCTGGCCCAACTACGCCACCGACTACAAGCCACTGCTGCAGCTGGCACGCCAGCAAAAATTCCGGGTGGTGGGCACCAACGTACCGCGCCGCTACGCCTCGCAGGTAGCCAAAGGCAGCCTGACGGCGCTGGAGGCCTTGCCCGCCGAAGAGAAAGCTTGGCTGGCACCTTTGCCGATGACGGTGGACTACGAGCTGCCCGGCTATAAGAACATGGCCAAGATGTTCGGCGGCGACGCGGCCCACGCGGCCGGCGTGCAGAACATCATTCAGGCCCAGGCCCTCAAAGATGCCACTATGGCCCATTTCCTGCAGCAGGCCCGCCCCGCCGGCCACCTGCTGCTCCACGTCAACGGCGCCTACCACTCCGACAACCACGACGGTATTCTGGCCTACCTGCGCCAGCAGAACCCGCAATTGAAGGTGCTCACCCTCAGCACCGTCTCGCAGGCCAGCCTCGACAAGCTGGCAAAGGAGCATCAGCAGAAAGCCGATTTCCTGCTGGTGGTGCCCGAGGATATGACCAAGACGTATTAA
- a CDS encoding MBL fold metallo-hydrolase has translation MKKTAVRVAWLLAATYLLLLRPALAQPAFTVVPLGVQGGLSEGNLSAYLAAAAGSTDYVCLDAGSLYTGVEKAIARRALPGPAAEAIRSRIKGYLISHAHLDHVAGLLLNAPDDAPKPIYALPGCLATLQNDYFNWRAWPNFGPGGAAPALGKYRMQPFAIGQELPLANTALHATAYALSHGRPFQSAAFLVRSGRHYLLYLGDTGADAVEQTQNLRTLWQAVAPLLQAGQLRGIFMEASYPNQQPDKQLFGHLTPRLFWQELAVLAQLAGPAALRGLPVVVTHLKPTADHEATIRRELAAGNTLGVRLIFPVQGEKLAF, from the coding sequence ATGAAAAAAACTGCTGTGCGCGTTGCGTGGCTGCTGGCGGCCACCTACCTTCTTCTGCTGCGGCCGGCTCTGGCCCAGCCGGCCTTCACGGTAGTGCCGCTGGGAGTGCAGGGCGGGCTTAGCGAGGGCAACCTGTCGGCGTACCTGGCGGCGGCGGCCGGCTCCACCGACTACGTGTGTCTGGATGCGGGCAGCCTCTACACCGGCGTGGAAAAGGCCATTGCCCGCCGCGCGCTGCCGGGGCCGGCAGCCGAAGCCATCCGCAGCCGCATCAAAGGCTACCTGATTTCCCACGCCCACCTCGACCACGTAGCGGGGCTGCTGCTCAACGCCCCCGACGACGCGCCCAAGCCCATCTATGCGCTGCCCGGCTGCCTGGCTACCCTCCAAAACGACTACTTCAACTGGCGGGCCTGGCCCAACTTCGGCCCCGGAGGCGCGGCGCCGGCCCTGGGCAAATACCGGATGCAGCCTTTTGCTATCGGGCAGGAACTACCGCTGGCCAATACGGCGCTTCACGCCACAGCCTACGCGCTCAGCCACGGCCGGCCTTTCCAGAGCGCCGCGTTTCTGGTGCGCAGCGGCCGCCACTACCTGCTCTACCTCGGCGACACCGGCGCCGATGCTGTGGAGCAAACCCAGAACCTGCGCACACTGTGGCAGGCTGTGGCGCCGCTGCTGCAGGCCGGCCAGCTACGCGGGATTTTCATGGAAGCGTCTTACCCAAACCAGCAGCCCGACAAGCAGCTGTTCGGCCACCTCACGCCGCGGTTGTTCTGGCAGGAGCTGGCGGTGCTGGCCCAGCTGGCGGGGCCGGCTGCCTTGCGGGGTTTGCCAGTGGTGGTGACTCACCTCAAGCCCACCGCCGACCACGAAGCCACCATCCGCCGCGAGCTGGCCGCTGGCAACACGCTCGGCGTGCGCCTGATTTTCCCGGTGCAGGGCGAAAAGCTGGCTTTCTGA
- a CDS encoding HesB/IscA family protein, whose amino-acid sequence MATAVSTKLAPISLTPRALEEVRNILNEKNVPAEYGLRVGVQGGGCSGMSYLLGFDKPKDQDETFDLDGVTLIMDKKHAMYVLGMEVDFQDGLNARGFIFSNPQAKSTCGCGSSFSA is encoded by the coding sequence ATGGCAACGGCCGTCTCCACGAAACTTGCTCCCATCAGCCTCACGCCACGCGCGCTGGAAGAGGTTCGGAATATCCTGAACGAGAAAAACGTGCCCGCCGAATACGGCCTGCGCGTGGGCGTCCAGGGCGGGGGCTGCTCGGGCATGAGCTATCTGCTCGGCTTCGATAAGCCCAAAGACCAGGACGAAACCTTCGACCTCGACGGCGTCACGCTGATCATGGATAAAAAGCACGCCATGTACGTGCTGGGTATGGAAGTTGATTTCCAGGACGGCCTCAACGCCCGTGGCTTCATCTTCAGCAACCCCCAGGCCAAGAGCACCTGCGGCTGCGGCTCGTCGTTTTCGGCGTAA
- a CDS encoding DUF7935 family protein, whose translation MFTSAARVAAPFCMDTTAYLFDLLKTLLPALLVAGSIFYLVRQHLDREQQRRLLELRLENNKATLPLRLQAFERITLLLERITPSNLLVRLSSAGQTAPEYHRLLLQEIRAEYEHNLSQQLYMSPDTWSEVKAAKEHVLTAINKAYHTLPQPQQARGTELAKRILESLITDEVDPTERALLSVKREAFGLF comes from the coding sequence TTGTTCACCTCTGCTGCCCGCGTGGCGGCCCCATTCTGCATGGATACCACCGCTTACCTGTTTGATCTGCTCAAAACCCTGTTGCCGGCGCTGCTGGTAGCCGGCTCCATTTTCTACCTCGTCCGGCAGCACCTCGACCGGGAGCAGCAGCGCCGCCTGCTGGAGCTGCGCCTCGAAAACAACAAGGCCACCCTGCCGCTGCGCCTGCAGGCCTTCGAGCGCATCACGCTGCTGCTGGAGCGCATCACGCCCAGTAACCTGCTGGTGCGCCTGAGCAGCGCCGGCCAGACGGCTCCCGAGTACCATCGGCTGCTGCTGCAGGAAATCCGGGCCGAATACGAGCACAACCTCAGCCAGCAGCTCTACATGAGCCCCGACACCTGGAGTGAGGTGAAAGCCGCCAAAGAGCACGTCCTGACGGCCATCAACAAGGCCTACCACACGCTGCCCCAGCCCCAGCAGGCGCGCGGCACCGAGCTAGCCAAGCGCATCCTCGAAAGCCTCATCACCGACGAAGTGGACCCCACCGAGCGGGCCCTGCTGTCCGTCAAGCGCGAAGCTTTCGGGCTATTTTAG
- a CDS encoding 5' nucleotidase, NT5C type — protein sequence MTKTRIAVDMDEVIADSIARFQEWYAHEFGLEMTLAQLRGKNFHDAVAPEHQSALRGYPNRPGFFKDLPLMADSQRVLRELSQRHELFIASAAMEFPNSFLDKHEWLQQHFSFIPWRNVVFCGDKSILNADFLIDDNAFNFDNFRGEGILFDAPHNALETRYRRVHSWQEIGAIFL from the coding sequence ATGACGAAAACCCGCATTGCCGTGGATATGGACGAGGTAATAGCCGACTCCATTGCCCGGTTTCAGGAATGGTACGCCCACGAGTTCGGGCTGGAAATGACGCTGGCGCAGCTACGCGGCAAAAACTTCCACGACGCCGTGGCACCGGAGCACCAGTCGGCGCTGCGCGGCTACCCCAACCGGCCTGGCTTCTTCAAAGACCTACCCCTCATGGCTGACAGCCAGCGTGTGCTGCGCGAGTTAAGCCAGCGCCACGAGCTGTTCATCGCCTCGGCGGCCATGGAGTTTCCTAACTCGTTTCTGGATAAGCACGAGTGGCTGCAGCAGCACTTCAGCTTCATTCCATGGCGCAACGTGGTGTTCTGCGGCGACAAAAGCATCCTCAACGCCGACTTCCTCATCGACGACAACGCCTTCAACTTCGACAACTTCCGGGGCGAAGGCATCTTGTTCGACGCGCCGCATAACGCCCTGGAAACCCGCTACCGCCGCGTGCATAGCTGGCAGGAAATCGGCGCCATCTTCCTGTAG
- the bshA gene encoding N-acetyl-alpha-D-glucosaminyl L-malate synthase BshA, translating to MNIGIVCYPTFGGSGVVATELGKALAQRGHRVHFITYSQPVRLDFFNENLFYHEVYIPPYPLFQFPPYELALASKMVDIVQNEKLDVLHVHYAIPHASAAYMAKQILITKGIRVPVITTLHGTDITLVGKDASYEPVVTFSINQSDGVTAVSADLRKETYEYFAIEKDIEVIPNFINLDRFKKQDKSHFKAAIAPDGEKLLIHTSNFRSVKRVEDVVHIFDGVRQQMPAKLLLVGDGPDRPRIEKLCRDLGLSSNDVRFLGKLEAVEEVLSVSDLFLMPSEKESFGLAALEAMACEVPVISTNAGGIPELNEHGITGMTSNVGDVADMVKNALFVLQDDNLTRFKEAARAHAETFAVGNIVPRYEACYQRAIDAVLAATA from the coding sequence ATGAACATCGGTATTGTCTGTTACCCCACCTTTGGCGGCTCCGGCGTGGTAGCCACCGAGCTGGGCAAAGCCCTGGCCCAGCGCGGCCACCGCGTCCATTTCATCACCTACAGCCAGCCGGTTCGCCTCGATTTCTTCAACGAGAACCTGTTCTACCACGAGGTCTACATTCCGCCCTACCCGCTGTTCCAGTTTCCGCCCTACGAGCTGGCGCTGGCCTCCAAGATGGTAGACATCGTGCAGAACGAGAAGCTGGACGTGCTGCATGTGCACTACGCCATTCCGCACGCCTCGGCGGCCTACATGGCCAAGCAGATCCTCATCACTAAAGGCATCCGCGTGCCGGTCATCACCACCCTGCACGGCACCGACATCACGCTGGTGGGCAAAGACGCCAGCTACGAGCCGGTGGTCACGTTCAGCATCAACCAGTCGGATGGCGTGACGGCCGTTTCGGCCGATCTGCGCAAGGAAACCTACGAGTACTTCGCCATCGAGAAGGACATTGAGGTGATTCCGAACTTCATCAACCTGGACCGCTTCAAGAAGCAAGACAAAAGCCACTTCAAGGCTGCTATTGCGCCCGATGGCGAGAAGCTGCTCATCCACACGTCCAACTTCCGCTCGGTGAAGCGTGTCGAAGACGTGGTGCACATCTTTGACGGCGTGCGCCAGCAGATGCCGGCCAAGCTGCTGCTAGTCGGCGACGGGCCCGACCGGCCGCGCATCGAGAAGCTCTGCCGCGACCTGGGCCTGAGCAGCAACGACGTGCGTTTCCTGGGCAAGCTGGAGGCAGTGGAAGAAGTGCTGAGCGTGTCGGATCTATTTCTGATGCCGTCCGAGAAGGAAAGCTTCGGGCTGGCGGCGCTGGAAGCCATGGCCTGCGAAGTGCCCGTTATCAGCACCAACGCCGGCGGCATTCCCGAGCTGAACGAACACGGCATTACGGGCATGACCAGCAACGTCGGCGACGTGGCCGACATGGTGAAAAACGCCCTGTTCGTGCTCCAGGACGACAATCTAACCCGCTTCAAGGAGGCCGCCCGCGCCCACGCCGAAACCTTCGCCGTCGGCAACATCGTGCCCCGCTACGAAGCCTGCTACCAGCGCGCTATCGACGCGGTGCTGGCCGCCACAGCCTAG